The following DNA comes from Longimicrobiaceae bacterium.
GCCGGGCCTCCACGCGCGCCGCCCGGCCGGGGCGCCCCGGCGTCACCAGACCGTTCACGCTCCCCAGGTCCTCCACCACCAGCACGCCCGCCTCGTCCGGCCCGATCCGGGCGTGGCGGCCGTCCACGTACGGGTCGTCCAGGATCAGGTCGTTGCCGGGGCCGCGCCCCACCGTGAGCGGGAGCGAGCCCAGCCGGAGCCGCGTCCGCTCGCCGCGCTCGCCCACCACCTCCAGGATCATCGCCACGTGATGCTCTCCAGGTAGCGGGCGGTCACCCGGCCCACGTTCTCGTGGCTCACCCCGGCCAGGGTGAGCGTGGACACCAGCCCCGTGTCGCGGCGGCCCAGGACCGCCACCTTGAGGACCGCGTCGTACAGCTCGCCGAGCTTGCGGTAGCGCCGCACGCAGAGGGTCGCCCGCATGGGGGTGGCGGCGGCGTTGCGGAGGTTGCGGGTGCCGCAGCGCCAGGAGGTGACGTGCTCCTCGTCGCCCCCGGGGGTGTTGTCCTCCTGGAAGACGCGGGTGTAGAGGGCGAAGAAGCGCGACCGGTTCAGGGTGCGCGTGGAGACCAGCTGGTGCGTGACCGCCACCACCCCGGACTCCTGGCCCCCGGCCACGAACAGGTAGTCGTCCGTGGAGCAGTCGTGGTCGACGATCTCGTACGGCAGCTCTCCGCTGCGCCGGGCGTCGCCCCAGCAGCGGAAGAACGGCGCCGGCTCCGTGGGGACCCGGT
Coding sequences within:
- a CDS encoding FHA domain-containing protein, with translation MILEVVGERGERTRLRLGSLPLTVGRGPGNDLILDDPYVDGRHARIGPDEAGVLVVEDLGSVNGLVTPGRPGRAARVEAR